One Corticium candelabrum unplaced genomic scaffold, ooCorCand1.1 SCAFFOLD_67, whole genome shotgun sequence DNA segment encodes these proteins:
- the LOC134197895 gene encoding uncharacterized protein LOC134197895, with the protein MKRWLQAYKKEWESDPVCSGWLTESKRSAGMAFCSLCTKDLSYKTGGLRTLRTHATSREHVARVQQKNSGWKGTIKASFAPKQENAVSVAATNAVLKLAFFFAEHDVALAVSDHLTPLLPILFPDSKIASAVSAGRTKMTAAVHTVADSMHAHLVSQMKIGFFSIVPDESTDISVFEQVAVSARVIDTTDGLVKSYSLGIKPVPSASATNIFGKIEEMFKDDGIPWRNMIAYGSDGANVMRGSKNSVLTRLKNVQPYLYSIHCTCHQLHLCAQGASKCIPPIVEDFARNVAYFFEKSAKRVARYKEFQAAANVPSHKLIKPSSTRWLSLHQSVSRVLEQWDALEQYFTQDNDVRNVSKVKEWVELMAAKSTKAYLYFLKEVLPIFTTVNCRYQTSNVMIHKLYDDQRQLLKILLLNCIKQSSISQTTDCLTLDLDNEALWIDVIDLVISKDCEAIVADMSHFERSAFLTVCRDFYLVAAKEVKRRLPLSCPVLSALRFLCPERGKERSAREIGHLASQFSNVVLPENITKLQREWQRYQTESTSSRSSLPLAIDKHWHELIKRSDASGCQEFPLLSCFASAMLVIPHSSADIERNFSNMGSDKSNTRNSIGTPLLNSLMTIGCNKGQMTCLTFTPTPSMRRELPQHVAKAAGRAKNTKSAATNRSTGVNQEAACAKTPVLVCQSESSAHNPCPMQDLKEPVIQFQTKRRSSSVTKHPPFSRKRPSTSAIHTHPATTASKMSKRGDTPTAHNASSPKVNAFEFLQSQLLHHNENLDSKEIWTYRGSEYLLAPSLCQSRIDGRDGSNACTVIAAQVCQLILLQKDSFLLPPETSFLEETLVNAMRAGNATYDQMGLKGFLSAYDVVSMEPSPTLLASEDYFIRPGCWQGLVDFVSGRLRSFTDDKVVAGVLVVSPYSFAVCYLQEHSLFIVFDSHSHGNAGGLIGRVPKNFAAKYFEEFLGRHYAHLEFVPSSSNKVAQFTSLIVKDLW; encoded by the coding sequence ATGAAACGATGGCTACAGGCCTACAAGAAGGAGTGGGAGAGCGATCCTGTATGCTCTGGTTGGTTAACAGAGTCGAAGAGAAGTGCAGGCATGGCCTTCTGCAGTCTGTGCACTAAGGACCTCAGCTACAAGACTGGCGGTCTTAGGACCTTGCGTACCCACGCAACCTCGCGGGAGCACGTTGCAAGAGTACAACAAAAAAATTCTGGATGGAAAGGCACTATCAAGGCCAGCTTTGCTCCAAAGCAAGAGAACGCTGTTTCGGTAGCTGCAACAAACGCCGTCCTAAAATTGGCATTCTTCTTTGCTGAGCATGACGTAGCTCTTGCAGTGTCTGATCATCTGACTCCACTGCTTCCAATCCTTTTCCCGGATTCTAAGATTGCTTCAGCCGTTTCTGCCGGGCGCACCAAAATGACTGCAGCCGTGCACACCGTTGCTGATAGCATGCACGCACATCTCGTTTCCCAGATGAAAATTGGATTTTTCAGCATCGTTCCTGATGAATCTACTGATATATCAGTGTTTGAACAGGTGGCAGTATCAGCTCGCGTGATCGACACTACAGATGGATTGGTGAAGTCCTATAGTTTGGGCATTAAACCAGTCCCGTCAGCGTCTGCTACCAACATTTTCGGCAAGATTGAAGAAATGTTCAAAGATGATGGTATTCCATGGAGAAACATGATCGCTTATGGATCAGATGGGGCCAACGTCATGCGTGGATCAAAGAATTCTGTTTTGACTAGGCTCAAGAACGTTCAACCTTACCTGTATTCTATTCACTGCACATGTCATCAGCTCCACCTTTGTGCTCAGGGTGCTTCTAAATGCATACCACCCATAGTAGAAGACTTCGCTAGGAATGTGGCATACTTTTTTGAGAAAAGTGCAAAACGTGTCGCGAGATACAAAGAGTTTCAGGCAGCTGCAAACGTTCCTTCACACAAGCTCATAAAACCGTCCTCTACAAGATGGCTCAGCTTGCATCAAAGTGTATCAAGAGTCTTGGAGCAGTGGGACGCTCTTGAACAGTACTTCACCCAAGACAACGATGTAAGGAACGTTTCAAAAGTAAAGGAGTGGGTTGAATTGATGGCAGCCAAGTCCACTAAAGCCTACCTATACTTTCTGAAGGAAGTCTTACCTATTTTTACAACAGTGAACTGCCGCTATCAGACAAGCAATGTTATGATTCACAAACTGTATGATGACCAGCGACAACTTCTGAAGATACTTCTTCTCAACTGCATCAAGCAGTCAAGCATAAGCCAAACCACTGATTGCCTTACCCTTGACCTAGACAATGAGGCACTGTGGATTGATGTGATAGATTTGGTTATCAGCAAGGACTGCGAGGCTATTGTGGCAGATATGTCTCATTTTGAAAGGAGCGCTTTCCTGACTGTATGTCGAGATTTTTATCTTGTGGCAGCAAAAGAGGTCAAACGTCGATTGCCTCTGTCATGCCCTGTTCTATCTGCTCTCCGGTTTCTATGCCCCGAAAGAGGCAAGGAACGCTCAGCAAGAGAAATTGGCCACCTAGCTAGCCAATTCTCGAATGTTGTCCTCCCAGAGAATATTACCAAGCTGCAGCGGGAGTGGCAGCGCTATCAGACCGAGAGCACTTCTAGTCGAAGTTCATTACCTCTGGCTATAGACAAACACTGGCATGAATTGATTAAAAGGTCAGATGCCTCTGGCTGCCAGGAATTTCCTCTTTTATCTTGTTTTGCATCAGCTATGCTAGTTATACCACATTCTAGTGCAGATATCGAACGAAATTTTTCAAACATGGGCAGCGACAAATCCAATACCCGCAACAGTATCGGTACGCCCTTGCTTAACAGCTTGATGACAATTGGTTGCAATAAAGGTCAAATGACGTGCTTAACGTTTACACCCACGCCATCGATGAGACGGGAGCTGCCACAACATGTGGCTAAGGCAGCTGGTCGTGCCAAGAATACCAAGTCCGCTGCAACAAATAGGAGCACTGGAGTAAATCAAGAAGCAGCTTGTGCAAAGACACCCGTCCTAGTGTGTCAATCTGAATCATCTGCACACAACCCATGCCCAATGCAAGATTTGAAAGAACCTGTTATTCAATTCCAGACAAAACGCAGATCTAGTTCAGTTACAAAGCATCCTCCTTTCTCACGCAAGCGTCCAAGTACTTCTGCTATCCACACCCATCCTGCCACAACGGCCAGCAAAATGAGCAAACGAGGTGATACTCCAACAGCCCATAATGCAAGTAGTCCGAAAGTTAATGCATTTGAGTTTCTTCAATCACAGTTACTTCACCACAATGAGAATCTAGACTCTAAAGAGATATGGACATACCGGGGTTCAGAATACCTATTAGCACCTTCGCTCTGCCAGTCTCGTATTGATGGACGTGATGGCAGCAATGCTTGCACTGTCATAGCAGCTCAAGTGTGTCAGCTGATTCTTTTGCAGAAAGACTCGTTTTTACTACCGCCTGAAACCTCTTTCCTAGAAGAGACTCTTGTCAACGCTATGAGGGCAGGAAATGCTACGTACGATCAGATGGGCTTGAAGGGGTTTCTGAGTGCATACGATGTTGTAAGCATGGAACCCTCGCCCACCCTTCTAGCTTCGGAGGATTATTTCATACGACCGGGATGTTGGCAGGGGCTAGTAGATTTTGTCTCCGGCAGGCTACGTTCTTTCACTGATGACAAAGTGGTGGCTGGCGTGCTAGTTGTATCACCTTATTCATTTGCAGTGTGCTACCTGCAGGAACACAGCTTGTTCATTGTGTTTGACAGCCATTCACATGGTAACGCAGGTGGCTTGATTGGCAGAGTGCCAAAGAATTTTGCTGCTAAATACTTTGAAGAGTTCCTTGGTCGCCACTATGCACACCTAGAATTTGTTCCTTCTAGTAGCAACAAAGTAGCGCAATTTACAAGCTTAATCGTTAAGGATTTGTGGTAA